One Candidatus Tanganyikabacteria bacterium DNA window includes the following coding sequences:
- the mdh gene encoding malate dehydrogenase, with protein sequence MRKKITVVGAGMVGGTTAQRLAEKNYADVVLVDIIEGMPQGKALDLMESGPIYGYDAHLTGTNGYDETAGSDIVVITSGIARKPGMSRDDLLFTNMDIVRSVTQEIVKRSPDAILIIVSNPLDAMAQLAYDVSKFPKHRVLGMAGALDSARFATFIAMELNVSVKDVNAFVLGGHGDTMVPLSRYSTVAGVPITELMPAERVRSLEDRARNGGAEIVGLLKTGSAYYAPSASVVEMVDAIMYDQKRIIPSAVLLEGEFGINGLFVGVPIKIGARGMESIFEIKLTDEERAALHKSAESVRELVDKMKTRS encoded by the coding sequence ATGCGTAAGAAGATTACCGTAGTCGGCGCCGGAATGGTCGGTGGCACCACCGCCCAGCGCCTGGCCGAGAAGAACTACGCCGACGTCGTGCTCGTGGACATCATCGAGGGAATGCCGCAGGGCAAGGCCCTCGACCTCATGGAGTCCGGCCCCATCTACGGCTACGACGCGCATCTGACGGGTACCAACGGGTACGACGAGACCGCCGGGTCGGACATCGTGGTCATCACCTCGGGAATCGCCCGCAAGCCGGGCATGTCGCGCGACGACCTCCTGTTCACGAACATGGACATCGTCCGCAGCGTCACGCAGGAAATCGTCAAGCGGAGCCCCGACGCCATCCTCATCATCGTCTCGAATCCGCTCGACGCCATGGCGCAGCTGGCCTACGACGTCTCCAAGTTCCCCAAGCACCGGGTGCTGGGCATGGCCGGCGCGCTCGACTCGGCCCGCTTTGCCACGTTCATCGCCATGGAGCTCAACGTCTCGGTCAAGGACGTCAACGCCTTCGTACTGGGCGGCCACGGCGACACGATGGTGCCGCTCTCCCGCTACTCCACGGTCGCCGGAGTCCCCATCACCGAGCTCATGCCGGCGGAGCGGGTCAGGTCCCTGGAGGATCGCGCCCGCAACGGCGGCGCCGAGATCGTCGGCCTGCTCAAGACCGGCAGCGCCTACTACGCTCCCTCGGCTTCGGTGGTCGAGATGGTCGACGCCATCATGTACGACCAGAAGCGCATCATCCCGAGCGCCGTCCTGCTCGAGGGCGAGTTCGGGATCAACGGCCTCTTCGTGGGCGTCCCGATCAAGATCGGCGCTCGCGGCATGGAGTCCATCTTCGAGATCAAGCTGACCGACGAAGAGCGTGCCGCCCTGCACAAGAGCGCCGAGTCCGTCCGCGAGCTCGTCGACAAGATGAAGACCCGCAGCTAG